The following proteins come from a genomic window of Pseudomonas sp. WJP1:
- the hppD gene encoding 4-hydroxyphenylpyruvate dioxygenase, translating into MADLYENPMGLMGFEFIELASPTPNTLEPIFEIMGFTKVATHRSKDVHLYRQGAINLILNNEPHSVASYFAAEHGPSVCGMAFRVKDSQKAYKRALELGAQPIHIETGPMELNLPAIKGIGGAPLYLIDRFGEGSSIYDIDFVFLDGVDRHPVGAGLKIIDHLTHNVYRGRMAYWANFYEKLFNFREIRYFDIKGEYTGLTSKAMTAPDGMIRIPLNEESSKGAGQIEEFLMQFNGEGIQHVAFLSDDLLKTWDHLKSIGMRFMTAPPDTYYEMLEGRLPNHGEPVGELQARGILLDGSSEAGDKRLLLQIFSETLMGPVFFEFIQRKGDDGFGEGNFKALFESIERDQVRRGVLSTD; encoded by the coding sequence ATGGCAGATTTATACGAAAACCCAATGGGCCTGATGGGCTTTGAATTCATCGAGCTGGCCTCGCCGACCCCCAATACCCTGGAGCCGATCTTCGAGATCATGGGCTTCACCAAGGTCGCGACCCATCGCTCCAAAGACGTGCACCTGTATCGCCAGGGCGCGATCAACCTGATCCTCAACAACGAACCCCACAGTGTCGCCTCGTACTTTGCCGCCGAGCATGGTCCGTCGGTGTGCGGCATGGCGTTCCGGGTCAAGGATTCGCAAAAGGCCTACAAGCGCGCCCTGGAACTCGGCGCCCAGCCGATCCACATCGAGACCGGCCCGATGGAGCTGAACCTGCCGGCGATCAAGGGAATCGGCGGTGCGCCGCTGTACCTGATCGACCGTTTCGGCGAAGGCAGCTCGATCTACGACATCGACTTCGTGTTCCTGGACGGCGTTGACCGTCACCCGGTCGGCGCTGGTCTTAAGATCATCGATCACCTGACCCACAACGTGTATCGCGGTCGCATGGCCTACTGGGCGAACTTCTACGAGAAGCTGTTCAACTTCCGCGAAATCCGCTACTTCGACATCAAGGGCGAATACACCGGCCTGACCTCCAAGGCCATGACCGCGCCGGACGGCATGATCCGCATCCCGCTGAACGAAGAATCGTCCAAGGGCGCCGGGCAGATCGAAGAATTCCTGATGCAGTTCAACGGTGAAGGCATCCAGCACGTGGCGTTTCTCAGCGATGATCTGCTCAAGACCTGGGATCACCTGAAAAGCATCGGCATGCGCTTCATGACCGCGCCACCGGATACCTACTACGAGATGCTCGAAGGCCGTTTGCCCAACCACGGCGAGCCGGTGGGCGAGTTGCAGGCGCGCGGGATTCTGCTGGACGGTTCGTCCGAGGCGGGCGACAAGCGCCTGCTGCTGCAGATCTTCTCGGAAACCCTGATGGGGCCGGTGTTCTTCGAATTCATCCAGCGCAAGGGTGATGACGGGTTTGGTGAAGGCAACTTCAAGGCGCTGTTCGAGTCGATCGAGCGCGATCAGGTGCGTCGTGGTGTGTTGAGCACTGATTAA
- a CDS encoding EAL domain-containing protein yields the protein MPLKTNTHPRGIRLAVTLLCGLLPVLLGFAILYMQAERVLRQSTQHTAEETTRQFELMLDNTAQAARELLPLAGQPCIDVNLALREQVTRRPFVRSTTLLWDDTIYCSSLFGDYHEKIASGDYANGQLLLMKGNPVTPDSALLVYRIGDGKRGAMSTLDGYHLGNLMRLIGRRTLLLLQVGPAWLSADGSFHEGEPPEFPVAENRLASSRYPFSVTAGFPEGEVWRYMSSEYPPLFSLLLFFGVISALIGHVLQKRSSSPTVEMQRALIAGEFVPYFQPVVQAQSKKCTGVEVLMRWNHPKEGLVRADLFIPFAEHCGLIVPMTRSIMQQTARLLAPRSASFDEPFHVGINITANHCQDLALVEDCREFLDAFAPGSIHLVLELTERKLIEPTAITLQLFEQLHELGVKIAIDDFGTGHSSLGYLRQFNVDFLKIDQSFVAMIGIDTLSSHILDSIIELAVKLDLAMVAEGVETPEQSDYLAAHKVNYLQGYLFGRPMPAADFINALSDD from the coding sequence ATGCCACTGAAAACCAACACCCACCCGCGTGGCATCAGGCTCGCCGTGACCTTGCTGTGTGGACTGCTGCCGGTCCTGCTGGGTTTTGCCATTCTTTATATGCAGGCCGAACGCGTACTCAGGCAAAGCACCCAACACACCGCCGAAGAAACGACTCGCCAGTTCGAACTGATGCTCGACAACACCGCCCAGGCGGCGCGTGAGTTGCTGCCCTTGGCGGGCCAGCCTTGCATTGACGTCAACCTGGCGTTGCGCGAGCAGGTGACACGACGCCCCTTCGTGCGCTCGACCACCCTGCTGTGGGACGACACCATCTATTGCAGTTCACTGTTCGGTGACTATCACGAAAAAATTGCCTCTGGAGATTATGCCAACGGCCAGTTGTTGTTGATGAAGGGCAACCCGGTGACGCCCGACAGCGCGTTGCTGGTTTATCGAATCGGCGACGGCAAACGAGGCGCCATGAGCACGCTGGACGGTTACCACCTGGGTAATCTCATGCGCCTGATCGGGCGTCGCACATTGCTCTTGCTGCAGGTCGGGCCTGCCTGGTTGTCCGCCGACGGCAGCTTTCACGAGGGCGAACCACCCGAGTTTCCCGTCGCAGAAAACAGGCTGGCATCCTCGCGTTATCCGTTCAGCGTAACGGCCGGTTTCCCCGAAGGCGAAGTGTGGCGTTACATGAGCAGCGAATACCCGCCACTGTTCAGCCTGTTGCTGTTCTTCGGTGTGATTTCCGCCTTGATCGGGCACGTCCTGCAGAAACGTTCGTCGTCGCCAACCGTTGAGATGCAGCGCGCACTGATTGCTGGGGAGTTCGTTCCGTATTTCCAGCCAGTGGTGCAGGCGCAGAGCAAGAAATGCACGGGGGTCGAGGTGCTGATGCGCTGGAACCACCCCAAGGAAGGCCTGGTACGCGCCGACCTGTTCATTCCGTTTGCCGAACATTGCGGGCTGATCGTGCCGATGACCCGCTCGATCATGCAACAAACCGCCAGGCTGTTGGCACCGCGGTCGGCGTCCTTTGACGAGCCGTTTCATGTCGGCATCAATATCACCGCCAATCATTGCCAGGACCTTGCGCTGGTCGAGGATTGCCGCGAGTTCCTCGACGCCTTTGCCCCCGGCTCCATCCACCTGGTATTGGAGTTGACCGAGCGCAAGCTGATCGAGCCCACGGCCATCACCCTTCAACTGTTCGAGCAACTGCATGAGCTTGGCGTAAAGATCGCCATCGACGACTTCGGCACCGGCCACTCAAGCCTCGGTTATCTGCGCCAGTTCAACGTGGACTTTTTGAAAATCGACCAGAGCTTCGTGGCCATGATCGGCATCGATACCCTTTCCAGCCACATTCTGGACAGCATCATCGAGCTGGCGGTCAAGCTCGACCTGGCAATGGTTGCAGAAGGTGTGGAAACCCCGGAGCAAAGTGACTACCTGGCGGCCCACAAAGTGAACTACCTGCAAGGTTATCTGTTTGGCCGACCGATGCCTGCGGCAGACTTCATTAATGCATTAAGTGATGATTAA
- a CDS encoding histone-like nucleoid-structuring protein, MvaT/MvaU family, producing MSRLAEFRAAEKALQEQLKQLESLKNDAGLKKEIEFEEKLQGLMKTYGKSLRDIIAILDPNPAKSGLQQAAPKTRRARVVKVYQNPHTGELIETKGGNHRGLKAWKEQYGAATVDSWLRG from the coding sequence TTGTCCAGACTCGCTGAATTTCGTGCAGCTGAAAAGGCCCTTCAAGAGCAGCTCAAGCAGCTTGAATCCCTGAAGAACGATGCCGGGCTCAAGAAAGAAATCGAATTCGAAGAAAAGCTCCAGGGGCTGATGAAAACCTACGGCAAGAGCCTGCGCGACATTATCGCCATCCTCGACCCGAACCCGGCAAAATCCGGTCTGCAACAGGCCGCCCCAAAAACCCGCCGCGCCCGCGTGGTCAAGGTTTATCAGAACCCGCATACCGGCGAGCTGATTGAAACCAAGGGCGGCAACCACCGTGGACTGAAGGCCTGGAAGGAACAATACGGTGCCGCCACCGTTGATTCCTGGCTGCGCGGCTAA
- a CDS encoding DUF4946 domain-containing protein: MIRLCRSLMILSGVLSVFARAHADEPVVEWPPGWQVEAVAQGEAGSGVSRQRAVKNDAQGEPLMVMELTMTRVQSGHQVNLEAVLLEMRKSVQKDFFQGGYQSVCNRIHSTTLSRLPALETTCTITQNGRHVLSQTLVAAVDADKAYVLSYAGQAEAYKASQNEIEVARNGLKL, translated from the coding sequence ATGATTCGATTGTGCAGGTCGTTGATGATCTTGAGTGGTGTGCTGTCGGTGTTTGCCCGGGCCCACGCCGATGAGCCAGTGGTGGAATGGCCACCGGGCTGGCAGGTCGAGGCCGTTGCCCAAGGCGAGGCCGGCTCCGGTGTCAGTCGCCAGCGTGCGGTCAAGAACGATGCGCAAGGCGAGCCCTTGATGGTGATGGAATTGACCATGACCCGGGTGCAAAGCGGTCATCAGGTGAACCTGGAAGCAGTGTTGCTGGAGATGCGCAAATCGGTGCAGAAAGACTTTTTCCAGGGTGGTTATCAAAGTGTTTGCAACCGCATTCACTCGACCACCTTGAGTCGCTTGCCGGCGCTTGAAACCACTTGCACCATCACGCAGAACGGGCGGCATGTGCTGTCTCAAACATTGGTCGCCGCCGTGGATGCCGATAAGGCCTACGTACTTTCCTACGCTGGGCAGGCCGAAGCTTATAAGGCCAGTCAGAATGAAATAGAGGTGGCCCGTAACGGCTTGAAACTTTAG
- the gloA gene encoding lactoylglutathione lyase encodes MSLHELNTFPGVTAQPDTATQNFVFNHTMLRVKDITKSLDFYTRVLGFSLVEKRDFPEAQFSLYFLALVDKSQIPADAAERTQWMKSIPGILELTHNHGTENDADFAYHNGNTDPRGFGHICISVPDIVAACERFEALGCDFQKRLNDGRMKSLAFIKDPDAYWVEIIQPAPL; translated from the coding sequence ATGAGCCTGCACGAACTGAACACCTTCCCCGGCGTGACCGCACAGCCTGACACCGCCACCCAGAACTTTGTCTTCAACCACACCATGCTGCGGGTCAAGGACATCACCAAGTCCCTGGACTTCTACACGCGCGTTCTCGGCTTCTCGCTGGTGGAGAAGCGCGATTTTCCGGAAGCGCAGTTCAGCCTGTATTTTCTCGCCTTGGTCGACAAGAGCCAGATCCCGGCCGATGCCGCTGAGCGTACGCAATGGATGAAATCGATCCCCGGCATTCTCGAACTGACCCATAACCACGGCACCGAGAACGATGCGGACTTCGCCTATCACAACGGCAATACCGACCCGCGCGGGTTTGGCCACATCTGCATCTCGGTGCCGGACATCGTCGCCGCATGTGAGCGCTTCGAAGCGCTGGGCTGCGACTTCCAGAAGCGCCTGAACGATGGCCGTATGAAGAGCCTGGCGTTCATCAAGGATCCGGATGCTTACTGGGTCGAGATCATCCAGCCCGCCCCGTTGTAA
- the ahpF gene encoding alkyl hydroperoxide reductase subunit F — MLDTNLKTQLKSYLERVTQPIEIVASLDDGAKSQELLALLKDVASLSTQITLLDNGDDARKPSFSINRPGADISLRFAGIPMGHEFTSLVLALLQVGGHPSKASVEVIEQIRSLKGEFNFETYFSLSCQNCPDVVQALNLMAVLNPNIRHVAIDGALFQAEVDERQVMAVPSIYLNGVNFGQGRMGLEEILAKIDTSGIERQAEKISAKEAFDVLVVGGGPAGASAAIYAARKGIRTGVAAERFGGQVLDTMAIENFISVQETEGPKLAVALEEHVKQYDVDIMNLQRADKLLPGKAGELHEVHFANGAKLKAKTVILATGARWREMNVPGEQQYRNKGVAYCPHCDGPLFKGKRVAVIGGGNSGVEAAIDLAGIVSHVTLLEFDVQLRADAVLQRKLHSLPNVTVITSAQTTEVTGDGQKVNGLRYKDRQSDELRSVELEGIFVQIGLLPNTDWLKGTIELSPRGEIIVDARGETSVPGVFAAGDVTTVPYKQIVIAVGEGAKASLSAFDHLIRTSAPA; from the coding sequence ATGTTGGACACCAATCTTAAAACCCAGTTGAAGTCGTACCTGGAACGGGTCACCCAGCCGATCGAGATCGTTGCCTCCCTCGACGACGGTGCGAAATCCCAGGAACTGCTCGCATTGCTGAAAGACGTTGCCAGTCTTTCCACCCAAATTACTTTGCTCGACAACGGTGATGACGCACGCAAGCCATCGTTCTCGATCAACCGCCCTGGCGCCGATATCAGCCTGCGTTTCGCCGGCATTCCGATGGGCCACGAATTCACGTCTTTGGTGCTGGCCTTGCTGCAAGTCGGCGGGCATCCCTCCAAAGCCAGTGTCGAAGTGATCGAACAGATCCGCTCGCTCAAGGGCGAGTTCAACTTCGAGACCTATTTCTCTCTGTCCTGCCAGAACTGCCCGGACGTGGTCCAGGCATTGAACCTGATGGCGGTGCTCAACCCCAATATCCGCCACGTCGCCATCGACGGTGCGCTGTTCCAGGCGGAAGTCGATGAGCGCCAGGTCATGGCGGTACCGAGCATCTACCTCAACGGCGTGAACTTCGGCCAGGGCCGTATGGGCCTGGAAGAAATCCTCGCGAAAATCGACACCAGCGGCATCGAGCGTCAGGCCGAGAAGATCAGCGCCAAGGAGGCCTTTGATGTGCTGGTGGTGGGCGGTGGTCCGGCCGGTGCTTCGGCGGCCATCTATGCCGCGCGCAAAGGTATTCGTACCGGTGTCGCCGCCGAGCGTTTTGGTGGCCAGGTGCTGGACACCATGGCCATCGAAAACTTCATCTCCGTGCAGGAAACCGAAGGGCCGAAACTGGCGGTCGCCCTGGAAGAGCACGTCAAGCAGTACGACGTGGACATCATGAACCTGCAGCGCGCCGACAAATTGCTGCCCGGCAAAGCGGGGGAGTTGCATGAAGTGCACTTCGCCAACGGTGCGAAACTCAAGGCCAAGACGGTGATCCTGGCCACCGGTGCGCGGTGGCGTGAAATGAACGTGCCGGGTGAGCAGCAGTACCGCAACAAGGGCGTGGCGTACTGCCCGCACTGCGACGGTCCGTTGTTCAAAGGCAAGCGCGTGGCGGTGATTGGCGGCGGTAATTCCGGCGTTGAGGCAGCCATCGACCTGGCCGGTATCGTGTCCCATGTCACGCTGCTGGAGTTCGATGTACAGCTGCGTGCCGATGCGGTGTTGCAGCGCAAGTTGCACAGCCTGCCGAACGTGACCGTGATCACCAGTGCGCAAACCACTGAAGTGACGGGTGACGGGCAGAAGGTCAACGGCCTGCGCTACAAGGATCGACAGAGCGACGAATTGCGCAGCGTGGAGCTGGAAGGGATTTTCGTGCAGATCGGTCTGTTGCCCAATACCGATTGGCTCAAAGGCACCATCGAGCTGTCACCGCGTGGCGAGATCATCGTCGATGCCCGTGGCGAAACATCTGTGCCTGGCGTGTTCGCTGCCGGTGACGTGACCACCGTACCGTACAAGCAGATCGTGATCGCGGTGGGCGAGGGCGCCAAGGCTTCCCTGAGTGCATTCGACCACTTGATCCGCACCTCGGCGCCGGCATAA
- the ahpC gene encoding alkyl hydroperoxide reductase subunit C, with protein sequence MPIINSQVKPFKADAFKNGDFVKVSDADLKGKWSVVFFYPADFTFVCPTELEDLADNYDAFQKLGVEIYSVSTDTHFAHAAWHNTSPAIGKIQYTMIGDPTHAISRNFDVLIEEAGLADRGTFVINPEGQIKIVELNDGGVGRDASELLRKIKAAQYVAAHPGQVCPAKWKEGEATLAPSLDLVGKI encoded by the coding sequence ATGCCTATCATCAACAGCCAAGTTAAACCGTTCAAAGCTGACGCATTCAAAAATGGCGACTTCGTAAAAGTCTCGGACGCTGACCTCAAAGGTAAGTGGTCTGTAGTGTTCTTCTACCCGGCCGACTTCACCTTCGTCTGCCCGACCGAGCTGGAAGACCTGGCTGACAACTACGACGCCTTCCAGAAGCTGGGCGTTGAGATCTACAGCGTTTCCACCGACACCCACTTCGCACACGCTGCCTGGCACAACACTTCGCCAGCCATCGGCAAGATCCAGTACACCATGATCGGCGACCCGACCCACGCCATCTCCCGCAACTTCGACGTGCTGATCGAAGAAGCTGGCCTGGCTGACCGTGGCACCTTCGTGATCAACCCTGAAGGCCAGATCAAAATCGTTGAACTGAACGACGGCGGTGTTGGCCGTGACGCTTCCGAGCTGCTGCGCAAGATCAAGGCTGCCCAGTACGTTGCTGCACACCCGGGCCAGGTTTGCCCAGCCAAGTGGAAAGAAGGCGAGGCCACTCTGGCGCCGTCCCTGGACCTGGTTGGCAAGATCTAA
- a CDS encoding DNA-binding protein has translation MARGGVNKQVVQAARLAILARGENPSIDAVRIEMGNTGSKTTIHRIMKELDDSTPDTDEAPPEPIDEELLALVTRLAQRLKEQAQEPIDQAREEYEQQRKALETQLQQAEQANTQLQQHYELQSLALTQESEALQSTLALLQSEQTRNAGQTQALADFELRLKDKDEQIRSLEEKHLHSRDALEHYRNTINEQREQEQSRHENQLQQLQTEVRQAQQSALVRQDEITQLHRDNERLLTENRGTQRELSLLQEQLKQSNARQDQLFDQTTRVDSDRTLLQERLRVAMLESQALKQSVEEQAHVNKSLEIELLKTRADLEKSLRLAAANATAPDVAKDD, from the coding sequence ATGGCCCGTGGCGGCGTGAACAAACAGGTGGTGCAAGCGGCGCGATTGGCGATCCTTGCCCGTGGCGAAAACCCCAGCATCGATGCCGTACGGATTGAAATGGGCAATACCGGCTCGAAAACCACGATCCATCGCATTATGAAGGAGCTCGATGATAGCACCCCGGACACCGACGAGGCGCCACCCGAGCCGATCGACGAAGAGCTGTTGGCCTTGGTAACGCGCCTGGCGCAGCGCCTCAAGGAGCAGGCGCAGGAACCCATTGACCAGGCCCGTGAGGAATACGAGCAACAACGCAAGGCGCTGGAAACGCAGTTGCAGCAAGCCGAGCAAGCCAATACGCAATTGCAGCAGCACTACGAACTGCAGAGCCTGGCACTGACCCAGGAATCCGAGGCGCTGCAAAGCACGCTTGCCCTGCTGCAGAGCGAACAAACCCGCAATGCCGGGCAGACTCAGGCACTGGCTGATTTCGAACTGCGCCTGAAAGACAAGGACGAGCAGATACGCTCGCTCGAAGAGAAACACCTGCACAGCCGTGACGCCCTGGAGCACTACCGCAATACGATCAACGAGCAGCGCGAGCAAGAGCAGAGCCGCCACGAAAACCAGCTGCAGCAACTGCAGACAGAAGTGCGCCAGGCACAACAAAGCGCCTTGGTACGCCAGGACGAAATCACCCAACTGCACCGCGACAACGAACGCCTGCTGACCGAGAACCGCGGCACACAGCGCGAGCTGAGCCTGTTGCAAGAGCAGCTAAAGCAAAGCAACGCCCGCCAGGATCAACTGTTCGACCAGACCACGCGTGTCGACAGCGACCGCACCCTCCTCCAGGAACGCCTGCGCGTGGCCATGCTGGAAAGCCAGGCGCTCAAACAGAGCGTCGAGGAACAGGCACACGTCAACAAGTCACTGGAAATCGAACTGCTGAAAACCCGCGCGGATCTCGAAAAAAGCCTACGCCTGGCCGCTGCCAATGCAACAGCGCCAGACGTCGCCAAGGACGATTAA
- the gorA gene encoding glutathione-disulfide reductase produces the protein MAYDFDLYVIGAGSGGVRAARFAAGFGAKVAVAESRYLGGTCVNVGCVPKKLLVYGAHFAEDFEQASGFGWSLDEAQFDWATLIANKDREINRLNGIYRNLLVNSGVTLHEGHAKIVDPHTVEINGERHTAKNILIATGGWPQIPEIPGHEHAISSNQAFFLKELPKRVLVVGGGYIAVEFAGIFHGLGAQTTLLYRGELFLRGFDGSVRKHLQEELTKRGMDLQFNADIERIDKQTDGSLKVTLKDGRQLEADCVFYATGRRPMLDNLGLENTGVKLDKKGFVEVDELYQTAEPSILALGDVIGRVQLTPVALAEGMAVARRLFKPEQYRPVDYKMIPTAVFSLPNIGTVGLTEEEAREAGHEVQIFESRFRPMKLTLTECQERTLMKLVVDAQTDKVLGCHMVGPEAGEIVQGLAIALKAGATKRHFDETIGVHPTAAEEFVTLRTPVGA, from the coding sequence ATGGCCTACGATTTTGACCTTTATGTGATTGGCGCCGGTTCTGGCGGTGTGCGGGCGGCCCGGTTTGCGGCCGGCTTTGGCGCGAAAGTGGCGGTGGCCGAGAGTCGTTACCTGGGCGGGACCTGTGTGAACGTCGGTTGTGTACCGAAAAAACTGCTGGTCTACGGCGCGCATTTCGCCGAGGACTTCGAGCAGGCGTCGGGTTTTGGCTGGAGCCTGGATGAGGCGCAGTTCGACTGGGCGACGCTGATTGCCAACAAGGATCGCGAGATCAATCGCCTCAACGGCATTTACCGCAACCTGCTGGTCAACAGTGGCGTGACACTGCACGAAGGCCACGCCAAGATCGTCGATCCGCATACCGTCGAGATCAATGGCGAGCGCCACACGGCTAAAAACATCCTGATCGCTACCGGCGGCTGGCCGCAGATTCCCGAGATTCCCGGGCACGAGCACGCGATCAGTTCCAACCAGGCATTTTTCCTCAAGGAACTGCCCAAGCGTGTGCTGGTAGTAGGCGGGGGTTACATCGCCGTCGAGTTCGCCGGCATTTTCCACGGCCTGGGTGCCCAGACAACCTTGCTGTATCGCGGCGAGCTGTTCTTGCGCGGCTTCGACGGTTCGGTGCGCAAGCATTTACAGGAAGAACTGACCAAGCGCGGCATGGATTTGCAATTCAATGCCGACATCGAGCGTATCGACAAGCAAACCGATGGCAGCCTGAAAGTGACACTCAAGGATGGCCGTCAGCTGGAGGCCGACTGCGTGTTCTACGCCACCGGTCGACGTCCGATGCTGGACAACCTCGGGCTGGAAAACACTGGGGTGAAGCTCGACAAGAAAGGCTTCGTCGAGGTGGATGAGCTGTACCAGACGGCCGAGCCGTCGATCCTGGCCCTGGGCGATGTGATCGGCCGGGTGCAGTTGACGCCGGTGGCGCTGGCTGAAGGCATGGCGGTGGCGCGGCGCTTGTTCAAGCCTGAGCAGTATCGCCCGGTGGATTACAAGATGATCCCCACGGCCGTGTTCAGCCTGCCCAATATCGGCACGGTTGGCCTGACCGAGGAAGAAGCGCGCGAAGCCGGCCACGAGGTGCAGATTTTCGAAAGCCGCTTCCGGCCGATGAAGTTGACCCTGACCGAATGCCAGGAGCGCACGCTGATGAAGCTGGTGGTGGATGCCCAGACCGACAAGGTGCTGGGCTGCCATATGGTCGGCCCGGAGGCTGGGGAAATCGTCCAGGGCCTGGCCATCGCCTTGAAGGCCGGCGCCACCAAGCGCCACTTCGACGAAACCATCGGCGTACACCCGACGGCCGCCGAAGAGTTCGTCACCCTGCGGACACCGGTCGGCGCTTAA
- a CDS encoding PaaI family thioesterase: MDRKAFFWMVQEGHLPTPKAAETLGIKILNIDESEGSIELSFEATEAFTNPVGNVQGGFLAAMLDDTMGPALAATLKEGEFAPTLSLNVNFHAPAKVGVLIGRGRVVRRGGQVCFLSGELEQAGHVIATATATALVRKP, from the coding sequence ATGGACAGAAAGGCATTTTTCTGGATGGTACAGGAAGGACATTTACCCACACCGAAGGCTGCTGAAACGCTAGGAATCAAAATATTGAATATTGATGAGAGCGAAGGAAGTATTGAGCTCTCGTTTGAGGCTACCGAGGCCTTTACTAACCCCGTGGGCAATGTACAAGGTGGGTTTCTCGCGGCGATGCTTGATGACACGATGGGTCCAGCGCTAGCCGCAACGCTTAAGGAAGGTGAGTTTGCGCCGACCTTGAGCCTAAACGTGAATTTTCATGCTCCAGCGAAGGTCGGGGTGCTTATTGGTAGAGGGCGTGTGGTTAGACGGGGAGGGCAGGTTTGCTTTCTCTCTGGTGAGCTTGAGCAGGCTGGGCATGTTATTGCGACCGCGACTGCAACCGCTCTGGTCCGAAAGCCGTAG
- the galU gene encoding UTP--glucose-1-phosphate uridylyltransferase GalU — MIKKCLFPAAGYGTRFLPATKAMPKEMLPVVNKPLIQYGVEEALDAGLTEISIVTGRGKRALEDHFDISYELENQIKGTDKEKYLVGIRKLLDNCSFSYTRQTEMKGLGHAILTGRPLIGDEPFAVVLADDLCVNLEGDGVLTQMVKLYKQFRCSIVAIQEVDPQETNKYGVIAGEMIRDDIYRVHSMVEKPKPEDAPSNLAIIGRYILTPDIFDLIEQTEPGKGGEIQITDALMKQAQNGCVMAYKFKGKRFDCGGAEGYIDATNFCFENFYKTGKAY; from the coding sequence ATGATCAAGAAATGCTTGTTTCCAGCAGCCGGTTACGGCACTCGCTTCCTGCCAGCGACTAAAGCCATGCCTAAAGAAATGCTGCCGGTGGTAAACAAGCCACTGATCCAGTACGGCGTCGAAGAAGCCCTGGACGCCGGTTTGACGGAAATCTCCATTGTCACCGGTCGCGGCAAGCGCGCCCTGGAAGACCATTTCGACATCAGCTACGAGCTGGAAAACCAGATCAAGGGCACCGACAAGGAAAAGTACCTGGTCGGCATCCGCAAGCTGCTCGACAACTGCTCGTTCTCTTACACCCGCCAGACCGAAATGAAAGGCCTGGGCCACGCGATCCTCACCGGCCGTCCGCTGATCGGCGACGAACCCTTCGCCGTGGTACTGGCGGATGACCTGTGCGTCAACCTCGAAGGCGACGGCGTACTGACCCAGATGGTCAAGCTGTACAAGCAGTTCCGCTGCTCGATCGTGGCCATCCAGGAAGTCGACCCGCAAGAGACCAACAAGTACGGCGTGATCGCCGGCGAGATGATCCGCGACGACATCTACCGCGTGCACAGCATGGTGGAAAAACCAAAACCTGAAGATGCGCCGTCGAACCTGGCCATCATCGGTCGTTACATCCTGACCCCGGACATCTTCGACCTGATCGAACAGACCGAGCCAGGCAAGGGTGGCGAAATCCAGATCACCGACGCCCTGATGAAACAGGCCCAGAACGGTTGCGTGATGGCCTACAAGTTCAAGGGCAAGCGTTTTGACTGCGGCGGCGCTGAAGGCTACATCGACGCGACCAATTTCTGCTTCGAGAACTTCTACAAGACGGGCAAGGCTTACTGA
- a CDS encoding DUF1883 domain-containing protein, whose amino-acid sequence MKFIHQREHLNEDDIVVIQCSQTCNIRLMNDANFRSFKNGGRHTYHGGAFDTFPARITAPSTGFWNITIDTVNRRPISVTRKPTLTHSIKIIRRSSSKLS is encoded by the coding sequence ATGAAATTTATCCACCAGCGCGAGCACCTCAACGAGGACGACATCGTCGTCATTCAATGCTCGCAAACTTGCAACATTCGCTTGATGAACGACGCCAACTTCCGCAGCTTCAAAAATGGCGGTCGTCACACCTATCACGGCGGCGCGTTTGACACCTTCCCGGCCCGCATCACGGCGCCGAGCACCGGCTTCTGGAACATCACCATCGACACGGTCAATCGCCGGCCGATCAGCGTGACGCGCAAGCCGACCCTGACCCACTCGATCAAGATCATCCGCCGCTCCAGCTCGAAACTGAGCTGA